The following coding sequences are from one Oncorhynchus nerka isolate Pitt River linkage group LG6, Oner_Uvic_2.0, whole genome shotgun sequence window:
- the LOC135572067 gene encoding uncharacterized protein K02A2.6-like has translation MHYGLGAVLSHTLKDGSERPVAFASRTLNDAEKNYSQIDKEALTLVWAVKKFHAYLYGKRFTLVTDHQPLRSIDIEFKPSSLHTNADGLSRLPCTRERQRSVDAVDIFHTAQLEALPVTRTVIKQETRKYVTLSKVYTYTMSGWPATGRKELTPYFQRRNKITMYQGCLMWGMRVMIPQKCNNQVLQQLHEGHVGIVQMKLLARSHFWWPCLDQQIENMVKNCSGCLETLHMPAPVPVHPWEWPAEPWQRINVDYAGPFEKHMFLVIVDAHSKWPEVFCTDSSTSAQTIECLRTMFARFGLPLQLVSDDVQAFVSGEFTRFMSVNGIKHSTSAPYHPATNGLAERFVQTLKQGLRAAKRDEGTLQTKLAKFLASYRNTPHATTNESPAALMFWGLSPHTAGHHEAKQA, from the coding sequence ATGCATTATGGCTTAGGGGCCGTCctttcacacacactgaaagatgGGTCAGAGAGGCCAGTTGCATTTGCGTCACGAACATTGAATGATGCAGAGAAAAACTACTCACAAATCGACAAAGAAGCACTGACGCTAGTGTGGGCCGTCAAGAAATTCCACGCATACCTATATGGCAAGCGTTTCACACTGGTTACGGATCACCAGCCGTTGCGTTCCATTGACATTGAGTTTAAGCCGTCATCCCTCCACACAAATGCAGATGGATTATCCAGACTGCCGTGtacaagagaaagacaaaggagtGTGGATGCAGTGGACATTTTCCATACCGCTCAGCTCGAGGCACTACCGGTCACaaggacagttatcaaacaggAGACAAGGAAATATGTGACCTTGTCAAAAGTGTACACCTACACCATGTCAGGATGGCCAGCTACTGGCAGAAAGGAGCTGACTCCGTATTTCCAGCGGAGAAACAAAATTACAATGTACcaaggatgtttgatgtggggaATGAGAGTCATGATACCCCAGAAATGCAATAATCAGGTTTTGCAGCAACTACATGAAGGTCATGTTGGAATTGTCCAAATGAAGCTGCTCGCAAGGAGCCACTTCTGGTGGCCATGTCTGGATCAACAGATAGAAAATATGGTGAAGAACTGTAGCGGATGTTTGGAAACCCTTCACATGCCTGCTCCTGTCCCAGTCCACCCATGGGAATGGCCCGCAGAGCCATGGCAGAGAATTAATGTGGACTACGCTGGTCCCTTTGAAAAGCACATGTTTCTGGTTATAGTTGATGCCCATTCCAAATGGCCAGAGGTGTTTTGCACggactcctccacctcagctcAGACGATAGAGTGTCTCAGAACAATGTTTGCACGCTTCGGATTGCCGCTGCAGCTGGTAAGTGACGACGTGCAAGCTTTTGTAAGTGGCGAGTTTACAAGATTCATGTCagtaaatggaatcaaacactcaaCCTCAGCTCCGTACCACCCTGCCACCAATGGGCTGGCAGAACGCTTTGTGCAAACCCTAAAGCAAGGACTCCGTGCAGCAAAACGAGACGAAGGGACTTTGCAAACAAAACTGGCCAAGTTCCTGGCCTCCTACCGAAACACCCCACATGCCACGACAAATGAAAGCCCAGCCGCACTGATGTTCTGGGGCCTCTCTCCTCACACAGCTGGACATCATGAAGCCAAACAGGCGTAA